From Segatella copri, the proteins below share one genomic window:
- the pckA gene encoding phosphoenolpyruvate carboxykinase (ATP) — translation MAKFDKSVLAKYGITGTTEVLYNPSYEVLFNEETKEGLEGFEVGQETELGAVNVMTGIYTGRSPKDKFIVDDATSHDTVWWDSEEYHNDNHKATPEAWNAVKEIAKKELSNKKLFVVDGFCGTHKDTRMKVRFIVEVAWQAHFVTNMFIRPQNEAEFDQEPDFIVYNASKAKVENWKELGLHSETAVVFNVTSKEQVIINTWYGGEMKKGMFSMMNYFLPLKGMASMHCSANTDMNGENTAIFFGLSGTGKTTLSTDPKRKLIGDDEHGWDDEGVFNFEGGCYAKVINLDKESEPDIYGAITRDALLENVTVAKDGKIDFADKTVTENTRVSYPIYHIKNIQRPFSQGPAAKQVIFLSADAFGVLPPVSILNAEQTKYYFLSGFTAKLAGTERGITEPTPTFSACFGQAFLELHPTKYAEELVKKMQKSGAKAYLVNTGWNGTGKRISIRDTRGIIDAILDHSIDAAPTKTIPFFNFVVPTQLEGVDPKILDPRDTYAEASQWEEKAKDLAARFIKNFKKYETNEAGKALVAAGPQL, via the coding sequence ATGGCAAAGTTTGATAAGTCAGTTTTAGCAAAGTACGGAATCACAGGTACAACTGAGGTTCTCTACAATCCTTCTTATGAGGTATTGTTCAATGAGGAGACTAAGGAAGGTCTCGAGGGTTTTGAGGTTGGTCAGGAGACTGAGCTCGGTGCAGTTAACGTAATGACTGGTATTTACACTGGTCGTTCTCCTAAAGACAAGTTCATCGTTGACGATGCTACATCTCACGACACTGTATGGTGGGATTCTGAGGAGTATCACAACGATAACCACAAGGCAACTCCAGAGGCATGGAACGCCGTTAAGGAGATCGCTAAGAAGGAGCTTTCTAATAAGAAGTTGTTCGTAGTAGATGGTTTCTGCGGTACACACAAGGATACACGTATGAAGGTACGTTTCATCGTTGAGGTAGCATGGCAGGCACACTTCGTAACAAATATGTTCATCCGTCCTCAGAACGAGGCTGAGTTCGATCAGGAGCCAGACTTCATCGTTTACAATGCTTCTAAGGCAAAGGTTGAGAACTGGAAGGAGTTGGGTCTCCACTCAGAGACAGCCGTTGTATTCAACGTAACTTCTAAGGAGCAGGTTATCATCAACACATGGTATGGTGGTGAGATGAAGAAGGGTATGTTCTCTATGATGAACTACTTCTTGCCATTGAAGGGTATGGCTTCTATGCACTGCTCTGCCAACACAGATATGAACGGTGAGAACACTGCTATCTTCTTCGGTCTTTCTGGTACAGGTAAGACTACATTGTCAACAGACCCTAAGCGTAAGTTGATCGGTGACGATGAGCACGGATGGGACGACGAGGGTGTGTTCAACTTCGAAGGTGGTTGCTACGCTAAGGTTATCAACCTCGATAAGGAGTCTGAGCCAGACATCTACGGTGCTATCACACGTGACGCTCTTCTCGAGAACGTAACTGTAGCTAAGGATGGTAAGATTGACTTCGCAGATAAGACTGTTACCGAGAATACTCGTGTATCTTATCCTATCTACCACATCAAGAACATCCAGCGTCCATTCTCTCAGGGTCCAGCTGCTAAGCAGGTTATCTTCCTCTCAGCAGATGCATTCGGTGTATTGCCACCAGTATCTATCTTGAACGCTGAGCAGACTAAGTATTACTTCCTCTCTGGCTTCACAGCTAAGTTGGCTGGTACAGAGCGCGGTATCACCGAGCCTACTCCAACATTCTCTGCTTGCTTCGGTCAGGCATTCTTGGAGTTGCACCCAACTAAGTACGCTGAGGAGTTGGTAAAGAAGATGCAGAAGTCTGGTGCTAAGGCATACTTGGTTAACACAGGTTGGAACGGTACAGGCAAGCGTATCTCTATCCGCGATACACGTGGTATCATCGACGCTATCCTCGACCACTCAATCGACGCAGCTCCTACAAAGACTATCCCATTCTTCAACTTCGTAGTTCCTACACAGTTGGAAGGCGTAGATCCTAAGATTCTCGATCCACGTGATACATACGCTGAGGCTTCTCAGTGGGAGGAGAAGGCTAAGGATTTGGCTGCTCGTTTCATCAAGAACTTCAAGAAGTATGAGACAAACGAGGCAGGTAAGGCTCTCGTTGCTGCTGGTCCACAGCTCTAA
- the upp gene encoding uracil phosphoribosyltransferase, producing the protein MKINNLSEHNCIINRYLAEMRDCDYQKNRLLFRNNIMRIGEYEAFEISKTLNYEKTEVTTPLGVAQVNLPTEKIVIGTIFRAGLPFHEGFLNIFDHSGNAFVSAYREYTNKEHTEVGVHIEYLATPDLTDKVLIIADPMLATGISMEMGMKAFLTKGNPKHIHIACVLAAPEGIEHVKKTFPEDKTTIWCASIDEGLNEHKYIVPGFGDAGDLCYGSKL; encoded by the coding sequence ATGAAGATAAATAATCTGAGCGAGCACAATTGCATCATCAACCGCTATCTGGCAGAGATGCGTGACTGCGATTATCAAAAGAACCGATTGCTCTTCCGCAACAACATTATGAGAATCGGTGAGTATGAGGCCTTTGAAATATCAAAGACTCTTAATTACGAAAAGACAGAGGTGACTACACCGCTCGGTGTAGCCCAGGTCAATCTTCCTACCGAAAAGATTGTCATCGGTACGATCTTCCGTGCCGGACTTCCTTTCCACGAAGGTTTCCTCAATATTTTCGACCACTCTGGCAATGCCTTTGTGAGTGCTTATCGCGAGTATACCAACAAGGAGCATACTGAGGTGGGCGTACATATCGAATACCTCGCCACACCTGATCTTACTGATAAGGTGCTCATCATTGCCGACCCTATGCTTGCCACAGGTATCAGCATGGAGATGGGTATGAAGGCTTTCCTCACCAAGGGCAATCCTAAACATATCCACATTGCCTGTGTTCTCGCTGCACCTGAGGGCATTGAGCACGTCAAGAAAACCTTCCCAGAGGACAAGACTACCATCTGGTGTGCCTCTATTGATGAGGGGTTGAACGAGCATAAGTACATCGTGCCAGGCTTCGGCGACGCCGGCGACTTGTGCTATGGCAGCAAGCTCTAA
- a CDS encoding nucleoside kinase, whose amino-acid sequence MKQVIQIRCKNNKKSQKVEIGSTLFDIFSAFDLKMTHGPVSARVNNKVEGMHYRVYNSKDVEFLDMTSSSGSRAYTRTLFFVLCKAVQDIYPATDVVIDIPVSNGFYVDIRLGRPVVDEDVNIIRRRMQEIIDARMPIRRFTVPTEEAVALFQEKGDVEKVKLLKTSGSIYTTYYKIGDYVDYYYGTLLTNTSQLYLFGLEKYYDGMLLRIPSLKNPDVLGEMTRQDKMFEIFKEHHRWQSILGIRTVGDFNQAIDANHATDIINISEALQEKKIAKIAEEIASRKGVKLVLLAGPSSSGKTTSCKRLSIQLAVNGLKPLQISLDDYFVDREKTPKDASGEYDYESIYALDLDLINEQFNALFRGEEVELPKYDFQSGKSKKSGNKLKMNDNNVLVVEGIHALNPELTAHIPQEQIFRVYASALTTILLDNHNYIPTTDNRLLRRIIRDYKYRGVSAQETIHRWPSVRAGENKWIFPFQENADAMLNTAMLYELAVIKTQAEPLLQQVPENCEEYAEAYRLLKFLKYFKGIPYNNLPPTSLLREFLGGSSFHY is encoded by the coding sequence ATGAAACAAGTAATTCAAATCCGTTGCAAAAATAATAAAAAATCTCAGAAAGTAGAAATCGGAAGCACACTTTTTGATATTTTTTCAGCATTTGACCTCAAAATGACCCACGGACCGGTGTCTGCAAGGGTAAATAACAAGGTTGAAGGCATGCATTATCGTGTTTATAATTCTAAAGATGTAGAATTTCTTGATATGACTTCTTCATCCGGTTCGCGTGCATATACCCGTACCCTCTTCTTTGTTCTCTGCAAGGCGGTACAGGACATTTATCCTGCTACAGATGTGGTGATTGATATCCCCGTATCGAATGGTTTCTACGTAGATATTCGCCTGGGCAGACCTGTTGTTGATGAAGATGTGAACATCATCCGCCGTCGCATGCAGGAGATTATCGATGCCAGAATGCCGATACGCCGCTTCACCGTGCCTACCGAAGAGGCAGTTGCGCTGTTTCAGGAGAAAGGAGATGTTGAGAAGGTGAAACTGCTCAAGACATCGGGCTCTATCTATACTACCTATTATAAAATAGGTGATTATGTAGATTATTACTACGGCACGCTGCTCACCAATACCTCGCAGCTCTATCTCTTCGGGCTGGAGAAATATTATGATGGCATGCTCCTGCGCATTCCTTCGCTCAAGAACCCGGATGTGCTGGGCGAAATGACCCGACAGGACAAGATGTTTGAGATATTCAAGGAGCATCATCGCTGGCAGAGTATCCTGGGCATCAGGACTGTAGGCGATTTTAACCAGGCGATAGATGCTAATCATGCTACTGACATCATCAATATCAGCGAGGCGCTGCAGGAGAAGAAAATTGCCAAGATTGCTGAGGAAATTGCCAGCCGCAAGGGCGTGAAACTGGTGCTGCTGGCAGGTCCTTCTTCTTCGGGCAAGACCACTTCGTGCAAGCGCCTGAGCATACAGCTTGCCGTAAACGGATTGAAACCGCTCCAGATTTCGCTCGATGATTATTTCGTAGATAGGGAGAAAACGCCGAAGGATGCTTCGGGCGAATATGATTATGAGAGCATCTATGCCCTGGATCTCGATTTGATCAACGAGCAGTTCAACGCCCTCTTCCGTGGTGAGGAGGTAGAATTGCCGAAGTATGATTTCCAGAGCGGAAAGAGTAAAAAGAGCGGCAACAAGCTGAAGATGAACGATAACAATGTGCTGGTGGTAGAGGGCATTCATGCATTGAACCCTGAGCTGACGGCCCACATCCCGCAGGAGCAGATATTCAGAGTATATGCTTCGGCGCTGACCACGATTCTTCTGGACAATCACAATTATATCCCGACGACAGACAACCGTTTGCTTCGCCGCATCATCCGCGATTACAAGTATCGAGGTGTCTCTGCCCAGGAAACCATTCATCGCTGGCCTTCGGTAAGGGCGGGTGAGAACAAGTGGATATTCCCGTTCCAGGAGAATGCCGATGCGATGCTCAATACGGCGATGCTTTATGAGCTGGCTGTGATTAAGACGCAGGCAGAGCCGCTGCTGCAGCAGGTTCCGGAGAATTGCGAGGAATATGCTGAGGCTTACCGGTTGCTTAAGTTCCTGAAATACTTCAAGGGTATACCTTATAATAATCTGCCGCCTACTTCGCTTCTGCGAGAGTTCCTGGGGGGCAGCTCGTTCCATTATTAA
- a CDS encoding Na/Pi cotransporter family protein, whose translation MSIWIFFKLIGALALLMFGMKSMSDSLQKMAGPQLRHVLGTMTTNRLTGILSGTLITAAVQSSTATTVMTVSFVNAGLLTLAQAISVIMGANIGTTLTAWIMSAGFSFNITDFVWPAFFIAIILIYSKKRKIIGDFIFGISFMFLGLGTLRQTGIDMDLAHNQPVLEFFASFDPHSFQTTITFLIIGSILTMCVQSSAAVMAITMILCSTGVLPIYQGIALVMGENIGTTVTSNVAALTANTQARRAAMAHMVFNIFGVLWILCVFRPFIHLVCGWVGFDDAMEKTNPHFVANAAKLSFVLAAFHTTFNLSNTFILVWFIPQIEKLVCKIIRPKKNTDEDDFRLRFIQSGIMKTPEISVLEAQKEIHCFAERIQRMFGMVKTLLGETNEDKFVKLYSRIEKYEGISDNMEIEIAKYLDQVSDSHLSDETKAKIRAMLREISEIESIGDSCFNIARTLNRRFKGKEDFITSQYEHMHQMMELTDNALTQMNITLVGHKGDNDANLSFNIENEINNYRNQLKSQNINDVNNHLYTYAIGTMYMDIIQECEKLGDYVVNVVEARMGVRQHEA comes from the coding sequence ATGTCGATTTGGATATTTTTTAAGCTTATTGGAGCACTCGCCCTACTGATGTTCGGTATGAAGTCCATGAGCGACAGTTTGCAGAAGATGGCAGGACCACAGCTCCGCCATGTGTTAGGAACCATGACCACCAATCGTTTGACGGGCATCCTCTCGGGTACGCTCATCACCGCAGCGGTGCAGTCTTCTACAGCCACAACGGTGATGACCGTATCATTCGTTAACGCAGGTCTCCTTACCCTAGCCCAGGCTATCTCCGTTATCATGGGCGCCAACATCGGAACCACGCTCACCGCATGGATCATGAGTGCCGGTTTCTCGTTTAACATCACAGATTTTGTATGGCCGGCGTTCTTCATCGCCATCATTCTGATTTACAGCAAGAAGCGCAAGATTATCGGCGACTTCATCTTCGGTATATCCTTTATGTTCCTCGGTTTGGGTACTTTACGCCAAACCGGTATCGACATGGATCTGGCTCATAATCAGCCGGTTCTTGAATTCTTTGCAAGTTTCGACCCTCACAGTTTCCAGACTACCATCACCTTCCTGATTATTGGTAGTATACTCACTATGTGCGTGCAGAGTTCGGCAGCCGTCATGGCGATTACGATGATTCTCTGCTCTACCGGCGTATTGCCTATCTATCAGGGTATTGCGCTTGTGATGGGTGAGAATATCGGTACAACCGTAACCTCCAATGTGGCAGCGCTCACCGCCAACACCCAGGCCCGGAGAGCGGCGATGGCGCACATGGTATTCAACATCTTCGGTGTGCTTTGGATACTCTGCGTATTCCGCCCGTTCATCCATCTGGTTTGCGGCTGGGTAGGTTTCGACGATGCCATGGAGAAGACTAATCCTCATTTCGTAGCCAATGCAGCCAAGCTATCCTTTGTGCTTGCCGCCTTCCATACCACGTTCAACCTCTCCAATACCTTTATCCTGGTATGGTTCATTCCACAGATAGAGAAGCTGGTATGCAAGATTATCCGTCCTAAGAAGAATACCGATGAGGACGACTTCCGCCTGCGCTTTATCCAGAGCGGTATCATGAAGACACCGGAAATCTCTGTCTTGGAGGCACAGAAAGAGATTCATTGCTTTGCCGAGCGCATCCAACGCATGTTCGGCATGGTGAAGACGCTTCTTGGCGAAACCAATGAAGATAAGTTTGTAAAACTCTATAGCCGCATCGAGAAATACGAGGGCATCTCTGACAACATGGAGATAGAGATTGCCAAATATCTCGACCAGGTGAGCGATTCTCATCTTTCTGACGAGACCAAGGCAAAGATTCGTGCCATGCTCCGTGAGATTTCTGAAATCGAGAGTATCGGTGACAGCTGCTTCAACATCGCACGCACGCTGAACCGCCGTTTCAAAGGCAAGGAAGACTTCATCACTTCACAGTATGAGCACATGCACCAGATGATGGAACTTACCGACAATGCCCTTACCCAGATGAACATCACACTCGTAGGTCATAAGGGAGACAACGATGCCAACCTCTCTTTCAACATCGAGAACGAAATCAACAACTATCGCAATCAGTTGAAGAGCCAGAACATCAACGATGTAAACAACCATCTCTATACCTACGCCATCGGTACCATGTATATGGATATCATTCAGGAATGCGAGAAACTCGGCGACTATGTAGTAAACGTAGTAGAGGCCCGCATGGGTGTAAGACAGCATGAAGCTTAG
- a CDS encoding NAD-dependent epimerase/dehydratase family protein → MKILVTGASGFIGSYIVEEALRQGMETWAAVRPTSSRKYLQDERIHFINLNLSSEEELEKELAPHEFDYIVHAAGATKCLHAEDFYKVNTEGTKHLVNVLLRLQMPIRRFVFVSSLSIFGAIREEQPYQEISEHDTPKPNTAYGKSKLEAERYLDSIGNNFPYIILRPTGVYGPREKDYFLMAQSIKQHVDFAVGFKRQDITFVYVQDVVQAVFLALDHGMNGRKYFLSDGEVYQSAAFSDLIKKELGNPWMLRIKAPVWVLRIVTFFGEYLGRMTGKMSALNNDKYNILKQRNWRCDIEPAMDELGYHPHYPLERGVKLAIKWYKDNGWL, encoded by the coding sequence ATGAAGATTCTAGTAACGGGTGCGTCGGGCTTTATCGGCAGCTACATCGTGGAAGAGGCCTTAAGACAGGGCATGGAAACTTGGGCGGCAGTACGCCCTACCAGTTCCAGAAAGTATCTGCAAGACGAGCGCATCCATTTTATCAATCTCAATCTTTCTTCAGAGGAAGAGTTGGAGAAAGAACTCGCCCCGCACGAGTTCGACTATATAGTGCATGCAGCCGGCGCAACGAAGTGCCTGCATGCAGAGGACTTTTATAAGGTAAACACAGAGGGAACCAAGCATCTGGTGAACGTTCTTCTGCGCCTCCAGATGCCTATCAGGCGATTTGTCTTTGTCAGTTCGCTCAGCATCTTTGGAGCCATCCGCGAAGAGCAGCCTTATCAGGAAATCTCAGAACATGATACTCCTAAGCCAAATACTGCATACGGAAAGAGTAAGCTGGAGGCAGAACGCTATCTGGACAGCATCGGCAACAACTTTCCTTATATCATCCTCCGCCCTACAGGAGTTTACGGTCCTAGAGAGAAAGATTATTTCCTCATGGCACAGAGCATCAAGCAGCATGTTGACTTTGCTGTAGGATTCAAGCGCCAGGACATCACCTTTGTATATGTACAGGACGTAGTACAGGCTGTATTCCTGGCTCTGGATCATGGAATGAACGGCAGGAAATACTTCCTCAGCGATGGAGAAGTATACCAGTCGGCCGCCTTCAGCGACCTGATAAAAAAGGAGTTAGGCAATCCTTGGATGCTACGCATCAAGGCACCTGTCTGGGTATTGCGCATCGTAACCTTCTTCGGAGAATATCTCGGAAGAATGACCGGCAAGATGTCGGCCCTGAACAATGATAAGTACAACATTCTGAAACAGCGCAACTGGCGATGTGATATTGAGCCAGCCATGGATGAACTGGGCTATCATCCTCATTATCCACTGGAAAGAGGTGTGAAGCTCGCCATCAAGTGGTACAAGGATAACGGATGGCTGTAA
- a CDS encoding phosphatase PAP2 family protein: protein MAVNYKLIRSVIKDYFKIDKNPKKGLMTLEWVMLGYMAITIITMLFTYTKLVNPEAMLWGRLRVLVMTIALWAVYRMIPCRITKMVRIIAQMALLAWWYPDTYEINRMFPNLDHIFAGWEQDLFGCQPALLFAKALPWAVVSELMSMGYFMYYPMIALVTFYYFFCRYYEAERAAFVMLAGFFIYYLIYIYVPVVGPTFYFDAVGISEITKGIFPALGDYFNTHTNCLPTPGYTDGIFYQLVEDAKNAGERPTAAFPSSHVGVSTICMLLVWHTGNRKLLYVMLPFYIFLCLATVYIQAHYLIDAIAGLISAVVIYFVLMAVSKGMIEHHTPSSRLRFR, encoded by the coding sequence ATGGCTGTAAATTATAAACTAATAAGAAGCGTGATAAAAGATTATTTCAAGATAGACAAGAACCCGAAGAAGGGACTGATGACACTGGAATGGGTCATGCTGGGATATATGGCAATCACCATTATCACCATGCTCTTTACCTACACCAAACTCGTAAACCCGGAAGCTATGCTCTGGGGACGACTGAGAGTGCTCGTCATGACCATTGCCCTTTGGGCAGTATACCGCATGATACCTTGCCGCATCACCAAGATGGTGCGCATCATTGCCCAGATGGCTTTGCTTGCCTGGTGGTATCCCGACACCTACGAAATCAATCGTATGTTCCCAAACCTAGACCATATCTTTGCAGGTTGGGAGCAGGATCTTTTCGGATGTCAACCCGCCCTGCTCTTTGCCAAAGCTCTGCCTTGGGCTGTAGTAAGCGAACTGATGTCGATGGGCTACTTTATGTATTATCCGATGATTGCATTAGTTACATTCTATTATTTCTTCTGCAGATATTATGAGGCAGAAAGAGCTGCATTCGTCATGCTCGCCGGTTTCTTTATCTACTATCTCATCTACATCTATGTACCGGTAGTGGGCCCGACCTTCTACTTTGATGCAGTAGGAATATCAGAAATAACCAAAGGCATCTTCCCGGCTTTGGGCGATTACTTCAATACCCATACCAACTGCCTGCCGACACCGGGCTACACCGATGGAATCTTCTACCAGCTTGTAGAAGACGCCAAGAACGCCGGCGAGCGTCCTACTGCCGCTTTCCCAAGTTCGCATGTGGGCGTGAGCACCATCTGCATGCTCCTGGTCTGGCATACCGGCAACCGAAAACTGCTATACGTGATGCTGCCATTCTACATCTTCCTGTGTCTGGCTACCGTATATATTCAGGCGCATTATCTCATCGATGCCATCGCTGGCCTCATCTCTGCCGTCGTCATCTATTTTGTATTGATGGCAGTATCGAAGGGAATGATAGAGCATCATACTCCTTCTTCGCGACTGAGATTCAGATAA
- the miaB gene encoding tRNA (N6-isopentenyl adenosine(37)-C2)-methylthiotransferase MiaB — translation MKKLFIETYGCQMNVADSEVVASVMQMAGYEICEKEEEADAIFLNTCSIRENAENKIYHRLDTLHAEQKKGRKVILGVLGCMAERVKDDLIQNHYANLVCGPDSYLNLPDMIAQCEMGTNAINIELSKTETYRDIVPQRIGGNRVSGFVSIMRGCNNFCHYCIVPYTRGRERSRDAESILREVRDLQQRGFKEVTLLGQNVNSYGLSPSGKREEGSLSFAELLHMVAQAVPDMRVRFTTSNPEDMTEDILHAIAEEPNLCKHIHFPAQSGSNKILKLMNRKYTREEYLQRIADIKRIIPGCGITTDIFVGYHDETEEDHQETLSLVKEVGFDSAFMFKYSERPGTYAAKHLPDNVSEETKIARLNELIKLQTEVSAEQNKKDEGKVFTILIENFSKRSREQMMGRTEQNKAVVIDKGNHHIGEFVKVRITGSTSATLFGEEVKE, via the coding sequence ATGAAGAAACTATTTATTGAGACTTATGGCTGCCAGATGAACGTGGCAGACAGTGAGGTAGTTGCCTCTGTGATGCAGATGGCTGGCTACGAAATTTGTGAGAAAGAAGAAGAGGCTGATGCCATCTTCCTGAACACCTGCAGTATCCGCGAGAATGCAGAGAACAAGATTTATCATCGCCTCGACACCCTCCATGCAGAGCAGAAGAAGGGAAGAAAGGTGATTCTCGGCGTTTTGGGCTGCATGGCTGAGCGCGTAAAGGATGACCTCATCCAGAACCACTATGCCAACCTGGTTTGCGGACCAGACAGCTATCTCAACCTGCCGGATATGATTGCGCAGTGCGAGATGGGTACCAATGCCATCAACATAGAACTCTCTAAGACCGAGACTTACCGTGACATCGTGCCTCAGCGCATCGGTGGCAACAGAGTGAGCGGTTTCGTAAGCATCATGCGTGGTTGCAACAACTTCTGCCACTACTGCATCGTGCCTTATACCCGTGGACGTGAGCGCAGCCGCGATGCTGAGAGCATCCTGCGTGAGGTTCGCGATTTGCAGCAGCGTGGCTTCAAGGAAGTTACCCTGCTTGGACAGAATGTAAACAGTTATGGTCTCTCTCCATCGGGCAAGCGCGAGGAAGGCAGTCTTTCCTTCGCCGAACTCCTCCACATGGTAGCCCAGGCTGTGCCGGATATGCGAGTACGCTTCACCACCTCTAACCCAGAGGATATGACCGAGGACATCCTCCACGCCATCGCCGAAGAGCCAAACCTCTGCAAGCACATCCACTTCCCTGCACAGAGCGGAAGCAACAAGATTTTGAAGCTGATGAACCGCAAATACACCCGTGAGGAGTATCTGCAGCGCATCGCCGACATCAAGCGCATCATTCCAGGCTGCGGCATCACCACCGACATCTTCGTGGGTTATCACGACGAGACCGAGGAAGACCATCAGGAAACCCTCTCGCTGGTGAAGGAAGTAGGCTTCGACAGCGCCTTCATGTTCAAGTATTCAGAGCGCCCGGGCACCTATGCCGCCAAGCATCTGCCAGACAACGTTTCTGAGGAAACCAAGATAGCCCGCCTCAACGAACTTATCAAGTTGCAGACCGAGGTGAGTGCCGAGCAGAACAAGAAGGATGAAGGCAAGGTATTCACCATCCTCATCGAGAACTTCAGCAAGCGTAGCCGCGAGCAGATGATGGGTCGAACAGAACAGAACAAGGCGGTTGTCATTGATAAGGGTAACCACCATATCGGAGAGTTCGTGAAGGTTCGCATCACCGGTTCTACCTCTGCTACTCTCTTCGGAGAAGAAGTAAAGGAGTAA
- a CDS encoding ABC transporter ATP-binding protein has translation MKEFLQILRRFVPPYKKYLGLSILFNILSAVLNIFSFAALIPILQILFQVDGGIRVNEYMHWNGDWGSIKEVATNNLYYYIQEFIVVHSASTALLVIGIFLAFMTFLKTGAYFLSSATIIPIRTGIVRDIRNQIYQKINSLSLGFFSEERKGDIIARMSGDVQEVENSIMSSLDMLFKNPVLILFYFVTLICISWQLTLFTILFVPPFGWFMGVVGKKLKAHSIEAQALWSDTMSMVEETLGGLRIIKAFCAEEKMNKRFNQVNSSYRDNIMRVNIRQQMAHPMSEFLGTILIVVVLWFGGILVLDYGRIDGPTIIFYLVMLYSIINPLKEFSKASYNIPKGLASMERIDKILQAEVEIKDKENPEHISSFEHQIEFRHVSFAYTDRKSAELVYVLKDINLVIPKGKTVALVGQSGSGKSTMVDLIPRYYDVQEGEVLIDGINVKDLAVHDLRMLIGNVNQEAILFNASFKDNIRFGKTDATDEEIANAAKIANAYEFITKSEHGFDTNIGDRGGRLSGGQRQRVSIARAILKNPPILILDEATSALDTESERLVQDALEKLMKTRTTVAVAHRLSTIKHADEICVLHEGRIVERGTHEELIEKKGYYKKLHDMQQV, from the coding sequence ATGAAGGAATTCTTGCAAATTTTACGCCGATTCGTCCCTCCATACAAGAAGTATCTGGGACTGTCTATCCTGTTCAATATCCTGTCTGCGGTATTGAACATCTTTTCGTTTGCAGCCTTGATACCAATCCTGCAAATCCTGTTCCAAGTAGATGGTGGTATCCGTGTCAACGAGTATATGCACTGGAATGGAGATTGGGGTAGCATCAAGGAGGTTGCAACCAATAACCTGTATTATTATATTCAGGAGTTTATTGTTGTCCATAGTGCATCAACTGCCCTTTTGGTCATCGGCATATTCCTAGCCTTCATGACATTCCTCAAGACGGGAGCCTATTTCCTCTCGTCAGCCACCATCATACCTATCCGTACAGGTATCGTAAGAGACATCCGCAACCAGATTTACCAGAAGATAAACAGTCTCTCGCTCGGTTTCTTCAGCGAGGAGCGCAAGGGCGATATCATTGCCCGCATGAGCGGTGATGTGCAGGAAGTGGAGAACAGCATCATGTCGTCGCTCGACATGCTCTTCAAAAATCCTGTCCTGATTCTCTTCTATTTCGTTACACTCATCTGCATCAGCTGGCAGCTCACCCTCTTCACCATTCTCTTTGTACCACCTTTCGGCTGGTTTATGGGAGTAGTGGGCAAGAAACTGAAGGCACACAGTATCGAGGCACAGGCACTTTGGAGCGATACGATGAGTATGGTAGAAGAAACGCTGGGCGGCTTGCGCATCATCAAGGCGTTCTGTGCTGAAGAAAAGATGAACAAGCGTTTCAATCAGGTTAACAGCAGCTACCGCGACAACATCATGCGTGTAAATATCCGCCAGCAGATGGCACACCCGATGAGTGAGTTTCTGGGAACTATCCTCATCGTAGTGGTATTGTGGTTTGGCGGTATCCTGGTTCTGGATTACGGCAGAATCGACGGTCCTACCATCATCTTCTATCTCGTGATGCTCTACAGCATCATCAACCCGCTGAAGGAATTCTCCAAAGCGAGTTACAATATTCCAAAGGGATTGGCAAGTATGGAGCGTATCGACAAGATTCTGCAGGCTGAGGTGGAAATCAAGGACAAGGAGAACCCTGAGCATATCAGCAGCTTCGAACATCAGATAGAGTTCCGCCACGTTTCCTTCGCCTATACCGACCGAAAGAGCGCCGAACTGGTTTATGTATTAAAGGATATCAATCTCGTGATACCAAAAGGCAAGACTGTTGCACTTGTTGGTCAGAGCGGTAGCGGTAAGAGTACGATGGTAGATCTGATTCCACGTTACTATGATGTACAGGAAGGCGAGGTGCTGATTGACGGCATTAATGTGAAAGACCTTGCCGTACATGACCTTCGCATGCTGATAGGAAATGTAAACCAGGAGGCTATCCTCTTCAATGCAAGTTTCAAGGACAATATCCGATTCGGCAAGACCGACGCTACGGATGAGGAAATAGCCAATGCAGCTAAGATAGCCAATGCTTACGAGTTCATTACCAAGTCGGAGCATGGTTTCGATACAAATATCGGTGACCGAGGCGGCAGACTCTCCGGTGGTCAGCGCCAGCGTGTCAGCATCGCCCGTGCCATCCTCAAGAATCCTCCTATCCTCATCCTCGATGAGGCAACATCAGCCCTCGATACCGAGAGCGAGCGCCTGGTTCAGGATGCCTTGGAGAAACTGATGAAAACCCGTACCACCGTGGCTGTGGCTCACCGATTGAGTACCATCAAGCATGCCGATGAAATCTGCGTATTGCACGAGGGTAGGATTGTGGAGCGTGGTACTCATGAGGAACTGATTGAAAAAAAAGGATATTACAAGAAGTTGCATGATATGCAGCAGGTGTAA